From Leguminivora glycinivorella isolate SPB_JAAS2020 chromosome 24, LegGlyc_1.1, whole genome shotgun sequence, a single genomic window includes:
- the LOC125238583 gene encoding uncharacterized protein LOC125238583 has translation MEKLHYKPAAAAKIVKTCCVLDNIANKANCELPPLNRHEEQEQQQEQRLAAEFDARQQNADIYLAMAPDRCWLNKELQLGRAARQALVRQLANYECGAPCYY, from the exons ATGGAGAAACTGCATTACAAGCCAGCAGCGGCAGCTAAGATCGTTAAAACGTGTTGTGTGCTTGACAATATAGCTAACAAGGCGAATTGTGAACTGCCTCCGCTGAACCGACACGAAGAACAGGAGCAGCAGCAGGAGCAGAGATTAGCGGCGGAGTTTGACGCCCGTCAGCAGAATgctgatatttatttggcaatggCTCCTGACAGGTGTTGGCTAAACAAAGAGCTGCAGCTGGGTCGCGCTGCTCGTCAAGCGCTTGTCCGGCAGTTAGCAAATTAT GAATGCGGAGCACCTTGCTACTACTAA